AAAAGGAACACAGGTGTGAAATTTCATTCAGGCCGTTCAGAAATACTAGAAACCCACCAAACGCACAAATCCGCTAAAAAAGTGGATCATTTCCTACATGATCTAAGCTAAGCAGCTTAGGACATCAGGTCAAGTTGgcttcatattaaatatttcccAAATATTAGCAACTTAATTAGATATTCTGAATAGGTTTTCATTCACCCTACTCAGTGAACATAACATAAACTCTTATTTTGCTttcatattgcattttttttttttacagtttttcaaTGCATCTCACAGACTGTAATCAGAGTGATATTGTGGCTAGGTTTAGTTTACTTTCTTTAGGTTTGGTTTTAGTTTGACTCTTCCAGGAGTCGAAGTTACATGAACTTGCCATGATAATGAAGAACAAATAGCACAAGCAAAAGCCTATTTTAGTTTTCTACCCCTACTTTGCATGTGACGTAATTCAGTTATCCTTTGTAAATCACTTGCAACATATTTTGCAAGCAATATATCCCATTGCACATCCAAATTAGTGTATTATTTGTTAACCAACAAACCTGCCTGCAATTTTAATTACTGAGTAGCGGAGATAAACACTATGTTTAAGTTTCTAGTTCATACATCAGTACAAAACCTTGTTAGAAAAATGATATAATGTATCGTATGTCTCCACTTGGTCATCAATAAAATAGTGTCATAATTTAGAAGCTATTTAAAAGCTAACAGAATTGCTGTTAAAGCTGTTGAGCACACAAGATGGtcaaaaagcacatacataGATCTCCAGACATGAGCTAGAAACTGGACAAGACAAAATGGATAGCTATGGATAGCTGGCACACTCTTATCAGTATATTTGAATTTACAGACCCGTGTACTGAGAGTTAAACTGATATTTGTAAAATTCCCAAACCCCAGGAGCAATCAGCTACTCTTTTGTTATGAATTGACTTCAATGCAACACACTTtcatttgtgtggtttttgtgtGGTTGTGTGATTGTTGAAAGCATGAAGCATGATTAGCTAAACAACAGCTTCACAAAATGCAGTGCAGTACAGCTTCACAAAATGACAGTTCTATAGCACAGCTATAGTTTTACTGACCAACTGCTTAATTACAAAATGCCACCTTTTGGTTTCGTATTGGACAGTATTTTTGTGGCTGATTTGAATTTGACATCAGATTGCTTTTGGCAGATTTGGCAACCATACTACTGACAGAATGCAATCAGAAGTGGTGAAGGGACACATGAGAATAGCAGGTGTGAACAGTTATCCATCACACCTGTGTACTTGTTATTGGTTTGACCAAAACAGAGTCTGAACAGGGCCACATAGGCTCATAGCTCTGGTTACACTTGCCTTCAGGAAGCTGTTGGCATACAGGCATAGAAAGTGATCAGATGAGAAACATGGAAGTATGTTAGGCCAGAGAGTGTTTAATGACACAACAGCatgacattttgtacattttatgcAAGTCTTTGGTTTGCTTAGTCATGCTTTGCTGTTATTCCTCTGGCCTGGAGAATACCAGATGGCCCTCTGATTCTCCTTAAAACATATCATAGTAATGATGAAAATGTCTCCTCAAGGCTTGTTTGAACAAACCCAGCATCCACTGCTCCTGCCCACCAGCCTTCCTATTTTAGAATGGAAGCATTCACTCTAAGCTGTAAAACTGATGAGAGAACTTTAAGATCTGGACAAACTTCTGGACATCTGCAGTGCTCCTACTATGCACCTTGTAATCATTAGCCACTTccatttattaaacataatataaaacacaaattagACTGGACACCTGGATTTGGCACTGCAACCTTCATTGTTTTGGTCCTGGATAAAATTACACACTGCTTAtaacaaaacatatttttattaatcttcCTCAACCATTATCCTTCACCTTGCATAACTTCGTTGGCAAGATTTGTGTTTAGGCTTAAGTGTTTCTAATGCAAGTTTATAAagatgtgtgcagttgtgcgTACATGCATTTTCTTccatgtatgtgcatgtgtgtacatgctCCATAGCAGGCCACAGTTGACCTCCATGAAGCAGCTCCAGGGAAGCTTCACAACACATTTGGTATGTGCTGGGCATTGTTTCAGTGGCTGTCCTCTCCAATCCATCAGCACCATGGTGCCATCTCTCTCACTATTAAAATCTTCCTTACTTtcatccttctctttctctaacATCCCCTCCTACCcaactctctctccctcctacaCTTTTCTTATTCTTTCTGTCATCTCTGTCTCTATACTTCATCCCCGCCTATCTCAcatctctccccctttctcgcCCCATCTAACTCAAGCTCCCAACCCTCTCTACATCACCCCTATTTGACAGAACCCTGCCTAACAGGCCAGCTGCTGCACTTACCAAACACTGCACTGCAAACACTGGACCCCAAAATGCATTTCACTGTATTAATATTTGCATTATGCATATGGCTCTGTGCTAAAGCAGCAACAAGAGGGTATATTTACATAGCTCATTTGTTATTCAAAGCAACGATGATAACATCTAAGGCAAAATAAGTATAACTACAAACAGCAACACTGTAATGCTGATTCATCAGGACTTTTATGTTGATTCAACAacactttttctctttctctctcacattctcactACCCACATAAAATGCTTATTGCCTTTTTCTCATGTATGAAAGTACAATGTATTTGCAGGGATATGCCAGTCTGGTTCTTCTATGTGAAATGAAATACATGGAGGGATagaaaaaatgacatcaaaaaGCATCCATTTTATTAGGCATGAACAACAAGCATGTATTTATTCAGTAGCAAAAAAAAGCAACCTGGCCGAGTGAGAAATGAAATTAACATAATTTAGACTCACAGTTTCCAATGGTAGCCAGTGACAGCTGGATTTGCATCTGCATCACAGGTGAGTTTCACATTCTGACGGTTCAGGTACCAATTCCCGTCAAAACCTTCAATCTTTACCTCTGGTTCATCTGTAAGAAAACTATGTGTTAGATTATACTTTATTCTTTTCCTCCTTCTGTCCTTCATTTAGAACTTCTTGTTTAACAGTTAGACAAGGAAGGACAATCACTGtacaaaatatcacaaactatgtctaatttaaaaaaaaaaaaaaaaaaaaaaggggcaaTGAGCCCTTTACTGAAGGTATATAagaatgtatataaaaatttgAAAAGTTTGGCATTCCTGAAAATGTGCAACATCTTAACTATTCAATACTCAAGATGGtgcacaatttctaggtcactatttaattttaagcaaatttgtgatattgaccatgtcaactgctttgtacaaaaggtcagattttccatgagtcttatcccttacattgaagcacgtgttcagatGACATGCTGATGGATTTAATCTAAAATGGCTAtcaggttttgcacaaacttggaGTCcatggagtccatgccagctagagagcacactgttattaaagcaaaaaagggacATTCCAAattcacataattttttttaagattccACTTTCTGCTAATATCACTTGTAACGAAAATCTTCGTGTTAAACtgaaaaagaatgcaaaacagaagcattttcacaagTGGtatcagacttttggaccccactgtgtatttatatacatatatactattTTAGATTTGTCAAAGTAGAGTGTGACAGTTTCACACACTATTGCCATTCTCTCAACTagcttcataaataaaaattcatgacCATTAGAAGGACTTCCCTTAGCAGATGTAACACTTTCTTCATACAAAGTCAGCTTTTCCAGTATTCTTTAAACATGCTCTGGACAGGCCATTCCACTAAACCTCCTTCCTCTCCACATATCTCCTGCATCTCTGCTCTGAGGTATGCTTGGGGTCATAGTCCCCATACTCTGGACACAtacaatgtatatatacactgctcaaaaaaataaGGGAACACTTAAACATCATAGTATAACACCAAGTCAATTCAACTTCAGGGATATCAATCTGTCCAGTTAGGAAGCATAAGTGATTGTGAATCAGTTTCACCTGCTTTTGTGCAAACGAAAGTGACAACAGGTGCATTGGAGAGGTCACAGCAAGACAACCCCCAAAAAGGGAATGTTTTTGCAGGTGGTGGCCATGGACAATTGCTCTCTCCTTATCCTTCCTGACTGATTTGTctctagttttgtgttttgttagggTCCTTGTCACTAATTGTAGTATGAGGCAGTACCTGCAACCCAGTCAGGTTGCACAGGtagtccagctcctccaggGTGGCACATCCATACATGCTGTCGCAAGAAGGTTAGGtatgtctcccagcacagtttcAAGAACATGGAGGGGATACTGGGAGACAGGCCATTACACGATTAGAGCGGGACAGTGTCGTAGAAGGGCAACAACCCagcagcaggaccggtatctgctcctttgtgagaggaggaacaggaggagcactgccagagccctacatgCTAGCCAACAGTACTCTTACTACCATTAGGTACCAGGATGAAATCCTCAGAGCCACTGTCAGACTTTACACTGGTGCAGTGGGCCCTGGGCTCCTCCtggtgcatgacaatgcccgGCCTCGTGTGGCCAGAGTGTGTAGGCAGTTTCTGAATGATGAAGTCATTGATGCCATTGACTGGCCCTCACGttccccagacctgaatccaattgagaacCTCTGGGACGTTATGTATCAGAGCATCCAAAGCCGCCAAGTAGCAccacagactgtccaggagctcactgATGCCCTGAGCCAGGTCTGGGAGGAGATCCCCTTGGACACCGCCATCTCATCAGGAGCATGCCCAGACGTTGCTGGTAGTGCATACAggcacgtgggggccatacacaCTACTGATTTACATTATGATTTGCCCTGATGAAATTCATGCGTGTTGGATCAGCATGTAATCAgtaatttcaattttttactttgatttctGGTATGATTTTGAATCCAGCCCTCAATGTGCTGATTACTTTGGCTTCCACTGACCATTGTGACATCGTTTTGTTCtcaacaaattacacaatgtatataagtaaagattttcaacttgaatatttaattcatCGAGATCCAAAGTGTGATTTAAGTGTTcccttaatttttttgagcagtatattttatttgtcatgtaAAGAGGTTCTTAAAGGAAGCAGTTTGCCTTACACTGAACATTGAGGATGACACTGTCGCTGAAGTGCTCAGTATTGTAGGTGACAATGCATGTGAGTTTCTGGCGGTGACTCTCACGACTTGGCACAATCACATAGTTGCTGCGTATAGTGACTGTGCCATTGGGGTTGCGTGTTTCCTGGAATGTGGCTTGGCCCTTTAGCTTGGTATCCCACTTAATCACACTGGATGGCTTTCCGTTTGCTGACAGACATGTGGCAACTGTCATCTTGTGCTTCTGGGCCCGTGCGATGATGATGGGAGTTGTAAGGGTCATATGTGTCGTGGGACGtgctaggttaaaaaaaaaaaaaacacataaatgcTTGATTGTGAAACAGTCTATTTGCATGCAccataaatcatttacattttgcaaTCATTATTATATCACCCTTATAAAATCTATATCTGCTCAATTCTACTGTTTCTATGGCACTGGTTTGGTCAAACAAATCTGCTTCCTAACTTTTCAAAGTGTAGTCAAAAGCAGCTGAAGAAGGCACTAGTGTATCCAAACACCCAAAGTAATCTAATCCAAATTCTGGTAATGACACCAATTAGCAGTTAATTAGTCCTgtatctaaataaaaaatgtgtggctgtgcaaatgtgtgtgcactGGAAGCTGATTCTATTTCATCCCTTCTAACTGCCAGAAGTGAAGAGAGGCCATCTAAATAACCCCTTCTTtgagtgtgcatgcatgcagaGATATTCCAACAAGGTGAGGTAGGGCTCTGGCAATTTCATAGGCTCTGTCCTCAAATTAGAGGCAGTAACTGAAGTACCACGCTGGCAAAGGAGCACTACTTCAGAAAATTGTTTCCTTGTGacaaaacacaccaacattacATTACTAATTACTTTTTCTGTCATAGGTTCTACTCAAACTTTCCACAAGCTCTAGTTCATTCTCTCCCTTTATCTCTCTTTATCTAtaccttgctttttttttaaaatgcatcttTTAATTAAATGGAGGCAGTatcttaatgtgtgtgtgtgtttatgtgtgtgattATGCAACATGTACAAGCTGACTGGGAGTAGCATAACTAAGTGAATGGCTTCTTCTTATAAAAGACGATCCCACCTCAGGCACACTGAACTTTTGAACACACATTACATACCAGCATGGGGACCGGTCAAGCATATAAAGGACATTCCTTCTAGTGCCTCTGAAtcatatatgtaaaaaatactgaaataacaTCTATTTATAGAATAACAGGCTCTAAATAACTGCTTCTGTCAATGACTCTTCCTGCATAGCATACTCTCCCATGCATATATGACACTTACAGCTGTAAAATTACAATTATAAAGTGCATTATATATCactattaaataatacattatagaatatactgtatacagtacagttaatgTCTTAGGCACCCTTAATGTCTGATGTCTTTGATGCCTATTTGATGTCATTTGCAGTAGTTtcattacaaaagaaaaaaaaaatttctaaacattaattttaacataaaaaaatcaatgttacaaatgactttttttccAAATTACATTTATAAGTAATATAAGTCAAACTCAGTCAGGTAATAGACCACATgtcggataaaaaaaaacattatcagtGTTGTCTGGGATTTTACTTGCATACACAGTAACAAGTAAGAGCTAATATCTGCAGACATATTggtaaaaatgagtaaaaaaggCTATGGAAAAAATGTCCTTGAGGTTAATTAGCTAAATCTTACATTGAAATGACAGAAATCTAATgtttaattgaagtaaatttattatatgaaaataaaaaaagacccTTACCAAAAATATGTTATGTATTAGTACATATGTTATGTGTATCCAACGTTAGGGCAATACTTTAAAACAACCAGTGCTATAATGAACCTGCCTAGAAGAAGACGTGTAGTTTGTATAAGCTAATTAGACACAAACgcatttttcataaccttttcTACCATCTCTACCAAGGGTGGTATATTATTATAGGGTATATTGTAGATTTTAAGATGctcaataattaattaaatgttcaCATACATACCAGTCAAAAAGTCACTCTACATGCTTGCAATAAGAGCTGGAGTTGAATATGCATTACCGTAGACAGTGAGGTTGACCATGTTTTCCCTGTTGCCTGCTGGGAAGGTGGTGTACTCGCAGATGTAGGCAGCCTCATCTGAAAGGCGCAGATTGCTGAAAACAATCGTGGTGTCCTCAAGTGAGGGATTTGCATGTGGCATGGACAGGTGCTTGAAGGTAACACGGTCTTTAAAAGCAGGGAGCACGGAGACACCTAACGCTGGGTTGGCGATGGCCACATTCTGCTTGGTGCCATTGAAGGACTTCTGCCAGGTGACCTGCGAGATCTTCACCGGGGGCTTGCTGTTGATGAAGCGGCAGCTGAGCTCCACTGTTGAACCCACAAAGCCAGATATCTCTGGGTCCATCTGCACAGACTGCCCATTCCCCActgtaaagacagacagagcaaCAAAGAAGAAAATTATAAGTTAAATATCAAGttaaatacagtcccctccaaaagtattggaacagcaaggccaattcttttgtttttgctagacACTGAAGACAAGTGGGTTAGagctcaaaagatgaatatgagatgctggatcagaatttcagctttcatttcctgatatttacatctagatgtattaaacaacttagaacatggcaccttctCTTTAAACCCATTTttcaagcatttaaaaaatattgtttcttgttcttgttgtccaggtgtgccctgttagattgattgtttaaactcttaatagctctgaatgtctacccTTTgatttgagccctgggtttttttttcagtgaagacTGGCAAAACCAAAAGGAcgaaccaacatgaagaccagagcgttgtctatgggagaaaagcaagccattttgaagttgagaaaagaggaaaaattgaaaaagaaagaaactactgTGTGCTAACTACCAGACATCAAGCAGTTCAACCAAGGAAAATAACAGTAGTTGATGATAGAAACaatgtgagagctgtgaagaaaaatccaaaaacaacacTCAATGACATcaacaacaacctccacagggcagggatgaAAGTATCACGATCCAttgttcaaagaagactttgagagcagaaatatagataCCATACAAGATGCAAAACgactcatcagcagtaaaaaCCAGaaagccagattggaatttgaaAAGATATACAGTGATGAGCCACAAAGTTCTGAAACCAAGATTCCATcactctaccaaagtgatggaaaggccaaagagtggagaaagaaaggatctgcacATGATCTAAAACATAGGacctcatcggtcaagcacagtggaggtagtgtcatggcttgggcttgcacgGCTGCTTCTAGAATGAGCTCActaatatttattgatgatgtaactcatgatggtagcagcagaatgaattcaaatGTCTACAGAAAGGTCTGCCAatatacagagaaatgcatccaatctaattaggAGGAACTTCaacatgcagcaagacaatggcCCAAAACACaatgccaacacaacaa
The genomic region above belongs to Pangasianodon hypophthalmus isolate fPanHyp1 chromosome 6, fPanHyp1.pri, whole genome shotgun sequence and contains:
- the nectin1b gene encoding nectin cell adhesion molecule 1b isoform X2, with protein sequence MAMQASSWILLLVLMRTPVGNGQSVQMDPEISGFVGSTVELSCRFINSKPPVKISQVTWQKSFNGTKQNVAIANPALGVSVLPAFKDRVTFKHLSMPHANPSLEDTTIVFSNLRLSDEAAYICEYTTFPAGNRENMVNLTVYARPTTHMTLTTPIIIARAQKHKMTVATCLSANGKPSSVIKWDTKLKGQATFQETRNPNGTVTIRSNYVIVPSRESHRQKLTCIVTYNTEHFSDSVILNVQYEPEVKIEGFDGNWYLNRQNVKLTCDADANPAVTGYHWKLLNGSLPKNVEIRNNTLLFRGPVTYDFSGTYICDATNSIGTRSGLVEVNVTEFPNHILRGGGDNDQKQPSTNAAIWGGVGGLVVLIIGVALLIYFLRRRQRTFKGDYSTKKHVFGNGYSKAGSVPAHPSVPKNLQYPDDSDDEKKASQIGGPGAFEGTERDFDGNSEDLKRPYFTVDEGESHDYDERTLAFQYEPESEIADDMVSQTDGSVISKKEWYV
- the nectin1b gene encoding nectin cell adhesion molecule 1b isoform X3 — translated: MAMQASSWILLLVLMRTPVGNGQSVQMDPEISGFVGSTVELSCRFINSKPPVKISQVTWQKSFNGTKQNVAIANPALGVSVLPAFKDRVTFKHLSMPHANPSLEDTTIVFSNLRLSDEAAYICEYTTFPAGNRENMVNLTVYARPTTHMTLTTPIIIARAQKHKMTVATCLSANGKPSSVIKWDTKLKGQATFQETRNPNGTVTIRSNYVIVPSRESHRQKLTCIVTYNTEHFSDSVILNVQYEPEVKIEGFDGNWYLNRQNVKLTCDADANPAVTGYHWKLLNGSLPKNVEIRNNTLLFRGPVTYDFSGTYICDATNSIGTRSGLVEVNVTEKPLARGPPGGVLGILGVVVVFGLIVGVMVTICMVYKRGQKTRTETDNDLTEMPPMHKPVPPPPKKNSDMKGGLISDDIQVVLLDKEDEMKLPLHPPYNDMVLSESTAYTDKPSFAHKDCDVQYAVLDTAALASSPRSSVHSCGDLVEYATIQPSSH
- the nectin1b gene encoding nectin cell adhesion molecule 1b isoform X1 translates to MAMQASSWILLLVLMRTPVGNGQSVQMDPEISGFVGSTVELSCRFINSKPPVKISQVTWQKSFNGTKQNVAIANPALGVSVLPAFKDRVTFKHLSMPHANPSLEDTTIVFSNLRLSDEAAYICEYTTFPAGNRENMVNLTVYARPTTHMTLTTPIIIARAQKHKMTVATCLSANGKPSSVIKWDTKLKGQATFQETRNPNGTVTIRSNYVIVPSRESHRQKLTCIVTYNTEHFSDSVILNVQYEPEVKIEGFDGNWYLNRQNVKLTCDADANPAVTGYHWKLLNGSLPKNVEIRNNTLLFRGPVTYDFSGTYICDATNSIGTRSGLVEVNVTEKPLARGPPGGVLGILGVVVVFGLIVGVMVTICMVYKRGQKTRTETDNDLTEMPPMHKPVPPPPKKNSDMKGGLISDDIQVVLLDKEDEMKLPLHPPYNDMVLSESTAYTDKPNSGTQRSENQATYVNYHPMDSQKHCFKLQHDSAYPSVILLPQTPYTQHPAYTAMHTFQPNTALPAQCDSFSFPKEHSV